tcttccctgtccctgtccctgtctctctcactcttccctgtccctgtccctgtctctctcactcttccctgtccctgtccctgtctctctcactcttccctgtccctgtccctgtctctctcactcttcccctgtccctgtccctgtctctctcactcttccctgtccctgtccctgtctctctcactcttccctgtccctgtccctgtctctctcactcttccctgtccctgtccctgtctctctcactcttccctgtccctgtccctgtctctctcactcttccctgtccctgtccctgtctctctcactcttccctgtccctgtccctgtctctctcactcttccctgtccctgtccctgtctctctcactcttccctgtccctgtccctgtctctctcactcttccctgtccctgtccctgtctctctcactcttccctgtccctgtccctgtctctctcactcttccctgtccctgtccctgtctctctcactcttccctgtccctgtccctgtcgctctcactcttccctgtccctgtccctgtctcctcactctttccctgtccctgtccctgtcgctctccacttccttctgtccctgtccctgtccctgtcgcTCTCACTTCCTGTCCCTgtcctgtcgctctctcttcctgtccctgtccctgtcctctcactcttccctgtccctgtccctgtccttctgtctctgtctcctcctgtctgtctctgtctcctgtccctgtcctgtccttccttcctgtcctctgtctctgtccctgtccctgtctctctcactcttcctgtccctgtccctgtctctctcactcttcctgtccctgtccctgtctctctcactcttccctgtccctgtccctgtctcctcactcttcctgtctgtccctgtcctctcttctgtccctgtccctcctcttctctgtccctgtccctgtctctctcacttctccctgtcctgtccctgtctctctcactcttcctgtccctgtccctgtccgtctcctcctcttccctgtccctgtccctgtctctcactcttccctgtccctgtccctgtctctctcactcttccctgtccctgtccctgtctctctccccgtctccctgtccccctctccgtccctttttttgttttttgtttttacatgttTACTTAAACATAATACACGTCGGATAGAAGGGGTCTACTCTTACATCCTTGTATACTTGTCTTTGGCTAAATAACTAAGACCAGAAATGTGAACCTATACGAGGTATACAAGGTGTACATATCTACATTACTATATAACCGCCATTTGTTGATCTTGACTTTGACTGTCGAATAATGTTCCAGTGAATCAAAAGACGTAATAAAAACTTTCCAGAATATATATTCTGGAAAGGTGTATACATGATGAAATACCATGACATCAAGGTATATAATGTTATTCTCttgagattaaaagaaagaaccAAATTATTCTCATTACTTCAGTCAAAATGTCTTCATTTCTGAGGGTTTGAGTTGAAACACATGTTGAAGTAATCAATTTATCGTTGTACTCTTAAGAGTTTTCGGAgacaaaataagaatgatgaatacaataataaaggtaaggaaaaaaaaaacttcaattaATATGCAATAGGAATTTAATATGAATTGTATCCCAGAATAGCTAACAACGCCGAAACCCTACAAACCGCATGCACCAAAAAAACGCTGAAATTTcctataagagaaaaaaaagtcacaagAACCAAGGTCGGTTCGTTTCTAACAACGCCGAAATCCCAACAATATCAAAGCATTTTGTTCTTAATAATGACACCAGTTACAAATATATTCGAACTAAATGGCAACACCATAATTACTAAAAAATAAAGGATGACAAGAGACGCCCACGCCCCTCAACTCGGCCCTCAGCTGCAGTAGTGTGCTTCTTCGTTGGTGTACCTCAAGCGATCTGCCGCCACACCTTGTGAGTGAAAAGAGTCGGTGTGTGTCGAACGAGTCTACGTGGGGGTTCAGTCAGCTCGTCCGAACCCAAGCTTTTAACTTGTTTGCCCAGAGTATTCTGTATCTGCAGagaaaattattttaatgaaaaataCTTTGTATAATTGAAAAATTATTTACACAAGTCCCCCAAGTATATAGCTAAGGTATGCACCATTAAAACCAGAAATCATTTATGTAGGTGCTGACCTACTAATGAGATCACCATCTACATTATCAGTACCTATTCTGAATATGAAAGTTGCAAACACAAAGCCCATCGTATCAATCTGTTAGAAGACTtcgctgtgtttatatataccagTGGTTTGCGATTCACTTCTAAAATAAACTTCTCCCTATAATATTGAAGTCTTTGAACACTAAATAGGATAGCCAGACTCTCGCGCTGTATTGTAGAATACCTCTTTTCGCAATCTAATAATTTTCTACTTGCTTAAGCTACAGGAAAAGAAGAATCCAAGTAATGCAATAGTACAGCACCAAGTCTGTTCGAAGAACGAATGGGATGTTAGAATCGGGTAATTTGAGAACAGGATATTGGCACAACGCAGATTTTCGCTAAAGTCTTCAAACCTGTCAACCATTTTTTTCGTCCACATAAGAGGTTCCGCACATATTTGCGTAACTGGTCCGAGAGCGGAGCCGAGAATTCAGAGGCCCGAGGAATAAACTTGCGATAAAAAAATCACCAAGGAAAGATCGAAGTGTCTTAGGAGGAGTTGGAACCTGCATCAGAGCATCTATTTTATCATACTGAGTTTTCAGATACTTCCCGTCAAGCACGAAACCTAAATATTTAATCTCATTAAACCCAAACCTACACTTGGAGGGACGAACTGTCAAGTTGTGTTCTCGTAGACGCTCCAGAACCGAGATGATCGCTTCTAGATGTTTCCACTCCTTAACATGTCTGAATATATTGTCAAAGTAAATAGCTACGGTAGGTAATCCTACTAGAAAGTCTCAGTGACATAGGTTGCACAAGCCGTTACTAGTCCAAATGGTAATCTACAAAATTCCATAAAGCCTTTGGGTGTTGGAAATGCTGTCAGGGGTTTAGATCTTTCAGAGAGTGGGATCTAATAGTAAGCCTTCGTTAAATCTAGTTCAGAAAAATAAACAGCACCATTAATCTTGTGTAGATGATCATCTATCTTAAGGCTGGTTCAGCATGAATAACTGACAGTAGAGGACTATCAATTTTTCGTACCATTACCACGGGTGAGCAGTGAGAAGACGATCTAATGATCCCTTGCTTATGTAGCTCTACTTCCTCTTCAAAATGTGATTGCAGGTGGAGAGGTATGGGATATATCTTAGGCTTCAAACACTCGGTAGTAACAAGGGAGATGTCATGTTCAATAAGAGAAGTACAACCTAGAGTTTCCGAAAACGCATCTGAAATTTTTTACATTAGTTTATGGAAGTCATTCTGATGATTGTGTGTTAATTCTGAGTTTACCTCAGCACCTGGAAGTTCCAATAGATAGTAAAGAATCTACTCTACCAGCGGGTGTATCGGGATATATGTCATTTTCTACATCTACACATGGCTGGACAACATCACTGTTACCTGGAATGCTTTCTAGAACCTGAGCTCCATCCATTACCTGGACCTGTGATGCATTCAATGAAGCTTGGGCTGACCTCTTTCTATAATCAAATAGTTTACCTTGTGTCTTCTCTCCATCATCGTATGGGGACCACTCCAAGTCATTAGAAGTTTATTAGCAGTATCTGGCAATACTAAAACTGTCACCTGGACTGAAAGAACGATCTTGAGATTTAACATCAAAATAAAACCGATACCTGGTTGAGCATTATGAGCGGCTATCTTAGCACGTTCCTCTAGTTTATCCCCTGAGCTCTATGACATACTCAAAGGTAGTTCGCTCGTCATCCTTAATAATCCTATCCTCCCATAGATCTCTCAGCACGGTCAGAGGACCTCGCACAGCACGACCATACAGGAGTTCGAAAGCAGAAAACCCAGTTCTGTCTTTAGGCTGGTCCACACACCGCTTTCTCTTAGGGACGCTTTCAGAGTACTATGAAATCTTTCAACCCTTCCATTTCCACTAGGATGATATGGGGTGCTGAAGAGAGGCTTAATACCCAACAATTTATGAAGTTCTCACATTAATTGTGAAGTGAACTGCGTGCCTCTGTCGGAAAGAATTTCCCTGGGGATTCCTACTCTGTATATGGCGGAAGCTTTGCTCGTCATATTTCCCAGAGTATTTCTCTCGGTGGAATTGCTTCAGGGAGGCCCGTCGCTAAGTCTAAGTGTTAAGATATAGTTGTGTCCATCATCAGAGGGAGGATTCAGGGTACCTACGATGTCTATTGCAACACGGGAAAGGGGCTCTAATAATCGGCATGGGTTTAGGGGGCGGGTTTCACTCTCCCTCTGACATTCGCTGGCATTTTTCACAAGACCTACAAAAATCTCTCGCATCACTTCCCATACTTAGCCAATAAAACTGATCTTACGATGTGAGAGTGAGCAATTGACATTACTATAGCTCGGCAGTCGGCCGGCACGACTCAAGACCTCTTCCCAATCCTATCCTGAAATTTAAATTTGGCGCTAAAGCAAcccatcatttttaatatattcaAACATCATACCATCACGGGTCATATGTAGTTCTCTCGATTTGACCTCGAAAGTATCGAAATCAGGCATGGCACAGTTACCTGAACTTAGATACAGACTATGATATTTATCTTGTATATGGATAAATACTAGTGGGACGTAACCCGCACCTAGCAGCAATTCTAGAAGGCGTAAACCTGCACCTAGAACAAAAATACTGATACAGGGATACCAAATCAGAAACAGGTCCCACGGGCAATACTCAAAAGGGTGGGCAGCTCCCACACTTGCTCCCGTTACGCTAGGGCACTGTGGCACTTGTCTCCGGGCCCCAAGAGCAACAAGCGAGGGTTGTTATCCTATTATAACCAAACTCAAAACCTCAGAAATCCGacatcctggcaaggtcgccacTTATGAATAATTTCGTTCTTTTTTAGTCAAAGGAGGTCTTCATTTCTGAGGTTTTGAGTTTAAACATGTTGAAGTAATCAATTTATTGTTTTCCTATTAAAAGATTTTTCGgagataaaataagaatgataattacaataatattaaaggTAGGAAAATACTTCCGTTAAtactttagtaaaaaaaaatcaaccccaaaaaatatatatgaataggaattTAATATAAATTGTATCCCATAATAGCTAACAACGCCGAAACTCTACGAACCGCATGCACCTAGAAAACACTGGAATTTCCTAAAAAGCCACAAGAGCCAAGGCCGGTTCGTTTATAACGACGCTGGAATTTCTAACAACGCCGAAATTCCAACAATATTAAAGCAAAATTCTATTAAAGATGAAATTACTCAAAATAATATATTCGAACTGAATGACCACACCATAAATACTCAAATAAGTGTGACAAAAGACGCCCACGCCCCTCAACTCGGCCCTCAGCTGCAGTAGTGTGCGTCTTCGTTGGTGTACCTCAGCGATCTGCCGCCACGCCCCCTTTTTTCCACCTGTGCGCGAAACGAGTCGCCTAGTATCGAGCGAGTCGACGTGAGGGTTCAGTTAGCTCGTCCGAACCGAAGCATTTAACTTGTTCGTACAAATTATTCTGTATCTGCAGAGGAAATTCTTTTAATCAAAGATCTCACTTTTGGATTTACGAGTATTAAGAACAGGGTTCGGAATACAATCTTTAactgaaaaataacaagaaagcgAATATATTTAACTTTACTTGGAAACCAGACGAGATAGCAATGGTTTTTTGTCGAGCACCTGACCGGAATTCATACATAAGTAATACATAGAAGTAAAGGGTGGACGAGTTTTTCCCGTGTCGCTTTGTAGTAAGATTTTTTACTGATCCAGAGTGGAGTGCCGACCCGTTGACTTCAAGACTTCTACACATACTAAAAATGTACAGTTGTTTGAAAGAGAATACGAATATTGTATAGTTTTCAGTCTCAATTAATTTTCAGCAATCTAAATGTCACACTtaatttcttaatcaaaataaaaaaagataaaataaatacgcAAAGTTCTCCATAGGCTAATAGAGCAGGAGAGTCGAAGCAATAGCCATCGAGAGTTAAGGCGATTGCAGTCTCGCGGTTTTGTAGAATTTCGTCTGCTAGCGATAATGAACATTGACAACCGACTATCGGAGGTCATAGTCTGTCCAAGGCTTAATAAAGCATTAATTCTTCACCCTTAGAAGAGAAGACCATAAAGGCGTAGACCGAGTGAATTGAATGACTACCATGTAACCGCTCATTCGGAAATGCGAGTGGCTGGATTTTTGTACTCGGGAGGAATAGTGTGATAGTAGGTAAGAAAAATGGtaagaaaaagataattgaaCAGTAGGGAAGCAAAGACCCACAAACCAAAATCTCACTCGTTCCGTTTAAGGTAATTTTGTGTCATGGACGCCAGacaattttctattattttactcggtaatttgtttttctctgttcggCGATATTTCTAGAATTTACTTGTATCACTGCCGACTGAGATGAAGAAATGAACTATTGCATTAAGATTGATACCAATAAGGACAATTTTTCTTTGTAACGTAAGGAATATAGTAGAATCCGTACCGATTTGTCAATTTTCCCCcattcccataaaaaaaaacatattaaaaaagaaaacaaattaatgaaGTTATTATCTTTTTGCAATATACCTACCTATTTACACTATGATGTTCAGCACATGCATAAATCTTTTCACTATTTCCCTGGCTGTATTTTTagatttgcatacatatgtataactgcTGATTACTCAttcaatttttatttatcttttattttttatt
Above is a window of Penaeus chinensis breed Huanghai No. 1 chromosome 26, ASM1920278v2, whole genome shotgun sequence DNA encoding:
- the LOC125039135 gene encoding uncharacterized protein LOC125039135, which gives rise to MDGAQVLESIPDAFSETLGCTSLIEHDISLVTTECLKPKIYPIPLHLQSHFEEEVELHKQGIIRSSSHCSPVVMIQNTLGKQVKSLGSDELTEPPRRLVRHTPTLFTHKVWRQIA